One Fimbriimonadaceae bacterium DNA segment encodes these proteins:
- a CDS encoding N-6 DNA methylase, with amino-acid sequence MILTNPPFGGKEGKDAQKNFAFETSATQVLFLQDILAELAPGGTCAMVLDEGLLFRTNESAFVETKRKLVDECDLWAIVSLPGGVFSTAGAGVKTNLLFFTKGKKTTRIWYYDLSPVKVGKKTPLTLAHFGFTPTGALLDDVALPASLVAEWRVDESNSGTRFPSYARLLLQRGTPKGESRYSWTVDFAARRAKARDEMQPLLDGAAKIKAEVVDLKERLKRLKKNKAGEKALTALEVQIREKDKAVREFESQAAAIDAAVFDLKAVNPNAVTVVDRRTPVEIIANIDAQGRIVAEALGRLKDLLVADVSVAEG; translated from the coding sequence GTGATCCTGACCAATCCGCCCTTCGGCGGCAAAGAGGGGAAGGACGCGCAGAAGAATTTTGCCTTTGAGACCAGCGCCACGCAAGTGCTGTTTCTGCAGGACATTTTGGCGGAGTTGGCTCCCGGCGGTACCTGCGCCATGGTGCTGGACGAAGGGCTGCTCTTTCGCACCAACGAGAGCGCCTTCGTGGAGACCAAGCGCAAGCTGGTAGACGAGTGCGATCTCTGGGCCATCGTCAGCCTGCCGGGGGGCGTCTTTTCCACGGCTGGCGCGGGCGTCAAAACGAATTTGTTGTTTTTCACCAAGGGCAAGAAGACCACACGGATCTGGTACTACGACCTCTCGCCGGTGAAGGTGGGTAAGAAGACCCCGCTGACGTTGGCGCACTTTGGTTTTACTCCAACCGGAGCGCTGCTGGACGATGTGGCCCTGCCCGCTTCCTTGGTGGCGGAGTGGCGGGTTGACGAATCGAACAGCGGTACACGGTTTCCCAGTTATGCCCGCCTCCTTCTGCAGCGAGGGACGCCTAAAGGCGAAAGCCGCTACTCTTGGACGGTGGACTTCGCGGCGCGCCGCGCGAAGGCGCGCGACGAGATGCAGCCGTTGCTGGATGGGGCGGCCAAGATCAAGGCCGAAGTGGTGGATCTGAAAGAGCGGCTGAAGCGCCTGAAGAAAAATAAAGCCGGCGAGAAGGCGCTTACGGCGTTGGAGGTTCAGATTCGCGAGAAGGACAAGGCTGTGCGCGAGTTCGAATCGCAAGCGGCGGCCATCGATGCGGCAGTGTTCGACCTCAAGGCGGTGAACCCCAACGCGGTGACCGTGGTCGATCGGCGCACGCCGGTCGAGATTATTGCCAACATCGACGCGCAAGGCCGCATCGTGGCAGAGGCGTTAGGGCGCTTGAAAGACCTGCTGGTCGCCGACGTGTCGGTGGCAGAGGGATAG